The following is a genomic window from Sphingobacterium spiritivorum.
TGCCTGCAAATAGGCATGAGCACTCTCCAAAGCACGGTCACTTTTCAGCCTTTCGCCACGCTCTTTCTCCAGTTCTTCTTTCAGGTCTGCACGCTCGCCGATAAGATTTTCTTCCCGTTGCTGACTGCGGGCTAATTCCAAAGCCATTTCATCCTTCTGACGACGTAACTGCTCATAATCTTCCTTTCCAGAACCCTCTTTACGTTTCAAGAACAAGACGACAAGCACTATTGTCAACAGCGCTATGATCGTCACTAACATCCACTCCATACTATTTCCTGATATAAAAAATGGCCTTTGCAGACCATCGATTTGTATATTATTTTTATAATTGAATTACTGCAACTTCTGATGAGTCCTCCACCACAGATCGGGCATCTCTCCGGATACGGCCAACTGATAATCCTCGTACCGGCAAGGAACCAGATAATATCGCTCGTTGACAGACTTGGAACCAAAGTAAGGCACCTGAATCCACCAACGATCCGATTTTTTACTTTTCACAAATACCAACTCGTGATCCATAGATTCCAAAGTCGTACGGTAGATAATATAGGATGCTTTCGGTACTAAAGGCGCATCCTGCTTACGGTTATAATAGCCATCAACAAAGCACCAGATCATCTGAGAAACCAGCATAGCAGTCTGTTCGCGCGGATCATATTTGGGATTAAACTCATAAAACCCTACAGAACTGCATTTGTCTGACATCCCTGCATAGCGTGCCAACTGACAAGCCTCATCACCAAAGAGACCATTGGGATTGGTATTGGCATTGCCACAGGCTTCAGAAGAACGGATAGCACCGATATCAAAACTTACCATATCCGCTGCGCGGATCAAAGGCTCCGACTGATCCATCTTACCAGCAATGGCACCTACACGGGTAGCATTAAAGAATAACTTGTCATACATGTTGACGGATTCTTTGCTGACCAGATAAGTTTGGTACGCGATATTATTAAGGTTGAAAAGATAATCCGGCTGATGCAGAATAATATGATTCAGAAAAGTCTGGGAATTAAGCGGAGTGTGCTCGACCTGTTCCTGATCCAGATCAAAGCGGGGATCTATTATAGCAACTTCAACGCGTTGTTCCAGATTCTCATAAGCCATATATTGAGCATAAGTAAGATCATGCCCTCCACCGATAATAATGGGAACTATATCCATTTTCACCAGTTCTTCTACAACAGATTTAACAGCGAAATAGGTGTCGCGAATGGTATTACCGGCCTTAATATTACCCAGGTCCGCAATCTTTATTTTGTAATCACCCTGATAAAGCTGGTACAGATGTTTACGTACTTCATCCGGAGCCTGAGCAGTTCCGGCATTATTCACCGCTCCACGTTCTTCCTCTACTCCGAAAATAACCAATTGAGGCTTTTCATCTCCTTCCAGCTCCGGAAAACTTTCTTCAAAGGCGACGATACTGTCTCCAAACTGAGATTTGTAAAAACCATCTTTCGCAGAGAATTGATTAACGGAAACAGGAGAAAAGAATACGGATAAAGACATAAAGTTGTTATTTTACCTACAATATTTAACAAATTGTGTGAAACAATGTAGGGAGTATTTCGCAAATATCCATTTATTAGCTTACTTTTGAAAACATTATTTTATCAACACCCTTAAACCGTGATATTAGTAACCGGAGGAACAGGATTTTTAGGATCGACACTTATCAAGCAGCTCATCGACGAAGGTGTCGCTGTGGTGGCGACCAAAAGATCAGAATCTGTCATTCCGGAATACTTAAAATCATCTTCCCTTATTCAGTGGGTCGACGCTGACATTAACGACTATTTTGCGCTTGAAGAAGCTTTTGAAGGAATCTCACATGTATTTCATTGTGCGGCGATGATTTCTTATCAGCCAAAAGATGCTTCGCAAATGATGAAAGTCAATATAGAAGGCACCCGTCATATCGTCAACCTATGTCTGCAGCACAGCGCCAGACTTGTGCATGTCAGCTCTATTGCAGCATTGGGCACAAGTAAATCCAGGCAGCCGGTAACCGAGCAGGACAAATGGGAATATGATTCGAAAATATCCAAATATTCGCTTTCTAAATATGAAAGTGAACTTGAAGTATGGAGAGGTGTAGTAGAAGGACTGGATGCTGTCATTGTAAATCCTTCTGTGATCATAGGTGCCACTGCAGGTAAAAAAGGCTCGGGAGCGATTTTTTCTCTGGTAGATAAAGGCTTAAAAGTCTATCCGACCGGAAGTGTGGGAGTAGTCGATGTGGAAGATGTCGCAAAACTGATGATCATTCTGATGAATAAAACTGAAATCTCCGGTGAACGTTTTATTCTCAACACGGAAAACCTGACAAATAAAGCGCTGCTGGATCGCATCAGCATACTGATGCAGAAGCCAGAGCCAACTATAGCAGCATCACCAACGCTGCTGAGCATCGCATGGCGGGCAGCAAAATTTGTCTCCTACTTTAATAATAAACCACCGGCAATCACCAAAGATTCTGCCCGGGCGTCATCCGCAAAACTGGCTTATTCCAATAAAAAAATTATTGAAGCTACTCAATACAGCTTCAAGCCACTGGACGAAACGCTCAAAGAAATTACCTCAACATATCAAACTAAAACCGAATAAACAGTGAAAAACTATTACATCATTGATTTTGACAGTACATTTACGCAAGTCGAAGCCTTGGATGAACTCGCTAGGATATCACTAGAAGGTCATCCTGATCAAGAAAAGATATACCAACAGATCGAAGGTTATACCAATCTGGCAATGGAAGGTAAAATCTCCTTCCGTGAAAGCCTTGCAGGAAGAATCAAACTGCTGAAAGCCAACAAAAGCCATCTAGACAAACTCGTCTCTCATCTTAAGAAGAAAGTTTCCAGATCATTTAGCCGTAACCGTGAGTTTTTCAACCAGAATTCGGACACCGCATGGATCGTTTCAGGAGGCTTTAAAGAGTTTATTATACCAGTGGTCACCCCTTACCATATCAAGAAGGAAAACATCTACGCTAACACGTTTAAATTTGACCAGGAAGGAAATATCATCGGCTATGATGAAAACAACCCGCTGTCAGATGAAGGCGGTAAGGTAAAATTACTGCAGGAATTGAAAATCGACGGACGTATTTTCGGTATCGGTGACGGCTATTCGGATTTTCAGCTGAAAGAATCGGGTCTCATTGAAAAATTCTTTGCATTCACTGAAAATATAGCCAGACAAAGTGTTACTGAAAAAGCAGACCATGTAACACCAAGTTTTGATGAGTTTCTGTATGTGAATGATCTTCCCAGAGCAATATCATATCCTAAAAACAGGATCTTATGTCTTATTGTCGGTGATGTACCCGAAATAGCTGCACATATCCTGAAAAGAGACGGATTTTCAATCCGTATAAAAGACAGCTTTGAGGAGAAATACACCAAAGATGTCGGCATGTTGCTTTTAGGACCGGATGTAGATGTATCTGATGAACAGTTGAGCCGCGCTGACAAGCTAAAAACAATAGGCTTTTTGGGAGATATCAGAGGACATATCAGTAAAAATATATGCAATGAAAAAGGAATTGTGGTATTTGATGACAAAAAAGGTAAAAAAAGGAACTCGGAATTTATTCCAAGAAGAATGGCCGATTTTATCAATAACGGGGATACCGATCAGAGCCGTAATTTTCCAAATCTCATTTTGCCGAAATTAAGCAAAGCACATCGTCTGCTGCATATTCACAAAAATGTACCCGGTGTAATGGCACAGATAAATAATATATATGCAGAGAACAACATTAATATTGTTGCTCAGTTTCTGATGACACGTGGTGAAATCGGATATGCTGTCACAGATCTGAATGTAGAATATGAAAAGGATCTGATCAAACAGCTCAAGAAAATAGATAATACCATCAAGTTCAGGATATTATATTAAAAAAGAGTGGGCTTTTAAAAGCCCACTCTTTTTTTACTCAGCCCTGCATCAGCTGGCGTCCCGGCCAGCTATTACGTGAAGACTTATAGTAAACTTTACCCTCCAGACTTAAAATAAATAACATGTCGGGGTGTAATACAGTAATCCAAAGCGATATCATACGGATCTACATCCGATATCTTTTCTACCGGTTCAAAAAAAGAAAGTCCTGTTTTCTGCACATCCGGTCTGCATTTCTTCAGAAACCTGTCATAGAATCCCTTACCGTACCCTACCCTGTTTCCGCTTTGATCACAGATCAGTAAAGGAACTAATACCACATCAAGTAGCATTTCATCTACCCGAGTGCCTGAGACAGGCTCAGGAATACCCCATTTATTTTCCAGATAGGTTGTCGTATTATCCAGGAGATAGTGAGACATCGAACGGTCTTCAGCATGACTCTGCGAAATCACCAATCTGACAGATGGAAAAACTTCCTGCATCCAGCTTATGAAGGCCAGTGTATCCGGCTCCTGATTACGGACAATAGGTAAATAGACATGACAATACTGACATTTTGACCAGTCGAACCCCTTTAAGTGGGCCAGAAGCTGATGGTTAAATGTCCGAAGTTCGTCAACTGACAATTGCTGACGCTCAGACCGGTAAAGTTGTCTTAATTCCTGTTTAGTCATAATAGTTACTTTCAAAAAAAACGGCCTTGCAGCTGGGAGCTAACAAGACCGAATAATCAACCTAAACCTAAAATCTTTATTTATTTGACACGCTCGATATAATCACCGCTCTGTGTATCAACTTTTACTTTATCTCCCTGATTAATAAAAAGAGGAACTTTAATCTCTACTCCTGTCTCCACAGTTGCATTTTTCAAAGCATTGGTAGAAGTATCTCCTTTTACTGCCGGCTCTGTATATGTAATTTCTAATTCAACACTTTTCGGAGCCTGCGCCATAATTGCTTCATCACTTTCGAATGCCACAATTACACTCATTCCTTCTTTCAAGAATCGTGCCGAATTACCAAATAAAAATTTCGGAATATTAAATTGTTCGTAAGTACTGTTATCCATTACGACATAAAATTCTCCGTCCTCATACAGATACTGATAATCATTCGTTTCTACACGTGCAATTTCTACAGATTCATCCACACGGAAACGATATTCAACCAATTTACCGGTTTTCACATTACGCATTCTTGCCTGATAAAAAGCACGCAAGTTTCCCGGAGTACGGTGTATATATTCTTCAACAGCAACTAATTCACCATTGAAACGAAGGACATTTCCACTTTTTACGTCAGATGCTTTTGCCATGTTACTTCTTTTGTTTTTTTAAGACGACAAAACTACAAAAATTCTTGCTGTATATAAAAATTAAGGACAAGAAAAATAGTTTGAATCGCGAAAAGGACTTTTTAGTATACGTATGTGTACCGTATACAACGTTCAGGCAGCTTTAGCCTTCGTTATATATTATTTTTATAATCGCTGATGCTGATATGCTGATCACAAAAACTGTATTCTTTTGCCTGATTAGAGCAGACAATCAGCAGGCGGTCATCACTAATCGTTTTTTCTATAAGCTCCAGATACCAGGCTTCACCCTTTTCATCCAGATTGCTGGTGGGTTCATCCAGAAATACAAGTGCCGAATCTGAACAACATGCTAATGCCAGTTTGACCCGTTGTTTCATTCCGGAAGAAAAATACCGGATCTCTTTATTTATAGAAGCATTGAGTCCTAATAAATCCAGCAGGGAATCCTGATCAAATCCTTTTTGAAAATTCTTGAACTTGAAATGAAAGGTTATCATTTCATGAAGAGTGAGATCTTCTATCAGTTCTATATAAGGAGCCGCAATAGATAAATGATGAAAAATCCGGTCTACAGCAACTTCTGTTTCCTCATGATGATAGATAATCTTACCCTCAGAAGGGGTCAGATTGCCACACAGAACTTTGAGTAAAGTAGACTTACCGGATCCGTTAGGGCCGAGTACGGCATACTTATGTCCAACAGAAAAGGTATAATCGATATGCCTGAAAATCCAGTCCCGATTATACCTTCTCCCGATGTCTTGCAGTGTTATCTTCAAAACACTTTATACTTTATTATACAATTACAAACTTGCTCTTCCCTGACCAAATCCTTTGATAATACCTCTATTCGAGTTACGAACGAACGTAAGGATTTCATCTCTGGTTTCAGTAGCTTTAAATTCTGTTTCTACAATATCCAGCGCCTTGGAAAGATTTCCGTTCTGGATAAAGAGAACACGGTAAATACCCTGGATCTCATTTATCTGTTCGTTTGAGAACCCTCTTCTGCGAAGTCCCACAGAATTAATACCGGCATAGGTAATCGGCTCACGTGCGGCTTTGATAAACGGTGGCACATCTTTACGGACCAAAGAACCTCCGGAAACAAAGGCATGCGAACCAATCTTCACAAACTGATGTACGGCGACCATACCCGCCAGTACAACATAATCTCCGATGGTAATGTGACCTGCAAGAGTACTTGAATTTGAAAAAATACAGTTGTCGCCAATTATACAATCATGTGCAATGTGGCTGTATGCCTGTATCAGACAATTCTTGCCAATCACCGTTTTATAGCGGTCTTTTGTACCTCTGTTGATCGTCACACACTCTCTGATAGTAGTGTTGTCACCGATTTCAGCCACCGTAACTTCTCCCTCGAATTTGAGGTCCTGCGGTTCTCCTGAGATAACAGCACCCGGATATATTTTACAGTTTTTTCCTATCCGTGCACCATTCATAATGGTCACATTAGACCCAATCCAGGTACCCTCTCCTATTACAACATCCTTGTGGATCGTAGTAAAAGGTTCTACAACAACATTTTGGGCTATCCGTGCCTCAGGATGTATATAAGCTAAAGGCTGTATCATCTTACTTTACTTTTACAATTTGAGCCATTAGCTCTGCCTCACTAACAATTTTCTCTCCTACCATTCCTATGCCCTTCATGCGCGCTATACCTCTTCGTATCGGTTCCATAAGGTCACAACGGAAAATAATGGTATCACCGGGAGCAACCTGGTTTTTGAATCTTGCATTTTCAATTTTCAGGAACAGTGTCAACCAGTTTTCAGGATCAGGAACCGTATTTAATACAAGGATCCCTCCTGTCTGTGCCATAGCTTCAATCTGCAGAACACCCGGAAATACAGGTGATCCCGGAAAATGTCCCATAAACAAATCTTCGTTCATAGTTACATTCTTAAGCCCTACAACATGGTTTTCTGTCAATTCCAGAATTTTATCCACCATCAAAAACGGCTGACGATGGGGTAATATATTCATAATCTGCACTGTATCATATACAGGCGTCATATTCGGGTCGTAAACCTTTACATGTTTACGGTTTTTCTCTTTATTAATAACGGCTCTGATCTTTTTCGCAAAAGCAACATTAGCGGCATGTCCGGGACGTGCTGCCATAATATGACCTTTCAGAGGACGTCCTACCAAAGCCAGGTCACCGATCATATCCAGAAGTTTATGACGGGCAGGCTCGTTCTGATAGCGAAGTTGAATATTATTCAGGATACCTTCATTCGCTACATCGATATCATCACGGTTAAATAAATGCGCAAGCTTATCCAGCTCTTCTTTATCGACGTCTTTGTCTACAATCACGATTGCATTGGACAGATCACCACCTTTAATAAGGCCAAGATTGACCAGTGTCTCTAACTCATGAAGAAAACAGAACGTACGTGAAGCTGATATTTCTCTAACAAATTCACCAATATTACTTACAGAAGCGTGCTGACTGCCCAAAACCGGAGAGTTAAAGTCTATCATACACGTCAGACGATAACCATCCAGAGGCATTGCTACAATCTCGACCTTACGATCTGTTTCCGAGTAATGGATATTAGATTTGATCTCATAAAAGTCTCTGTCAGCATCTTGTTCCTGAAAACCTACTTCTTCAAACAGTTTGACAAACGGAGAAGAACTTCCGTCCAGAATAGGTACTTCAGGTCCGTCAATATCAATCAAAACATTATCAATCTGTAAACCAACCAAAGAGGCCATCAAATGCTCAATGGTGCTGACACTAGCTCCATTCTGAGAAATGGTGGTACCACGAGAAGTATCTGTTACATTATCCGCATCTACAGCGATAACGGGAGCCCCTTCGACATCTACTCTTCTGAATTTGTACCAATGGTACTCAGGAGCAGGTTTGATCGTAAGGGTAACAGATTTTCCAGTATGCAAACCAACACCTGAAATCGAAACTTCAGACTTAATGGTTCTTTGTTTTACATTCATATCTAACATTCTGTATTAAGCAATATTGAGTTTTCTTTTTGTTTATTTTATATTTTGCATCTGCAGCAATTGCTCTAACTCGGAAATTCTTTTTTCCAGTTCGGGCAATCTTGCATAAATGACCTGTGAACGCAATTGAGATTGATAAGGAGTCGCTGGTGAACCTCCCCATTTTTTGCCAACTACAGTAATTGAACGATTGATACCGGACTGTGCCTGCACCTGCGACCGGTCTGCAATAGTGATATGTCCTACCACACCAACCTGTCCGCCTAGTACAACATGTTCTCCCAACTTGGTACTTCCTGATACTCCGGTCTGCGCAGCAATAACGGTATTCTTACCGATCTCTACATTATGAGCGATCTGAATCAGATTATCCAGTTTAACACCCTGACGTATAACAGTAGATCCCATAGTCGCCCGGTCGATCACTGTATTAGCACCGATCTCCACGTCATCTTCTATGATGACATTACCTATTTGAGGCACCTTACTATACGTACCATCCTCCTGCGGGGCAAAACCAAATCCGTCACTCCCGATCACAACACCGGCATGTATGACTACATTATTACCGATAACACAGTCTGAATAAACTTTTACTCCGGGAAAGAGTGTTACATTATCACCGATCTGTACATTATCACCAATATATACATGCGGATATACTTTCACTTGTTTACCTAAAGTCGTATCTTTTCCGATATACGAAAAAGCGCCCAGATATTCATGCTCACCAATGCTGGCGGAATCATGTACAAAAACAGGTTCTTCTCTTCCTGAACGATCCTGTTTCATCATATTATAGTAGGACAATAACTCCGAAAAAGAGGAATAAGCATTCCTGACGCGTATCAACGTGCAGGAAACTTCGCTTAACGGCGTAAAATCAGCATTTACAATAACGATAGAAGCATTTGTCGTATAGATAAAGTTTTCGTACTTTGGGTTCGCTAAAAAGGAAAGATCGCCTGACTGCGCCTCTTCAATTTTGGCCAACTGGCTCACCACAACATCCGGATTACCTTCGATATTGCCTTTTAATAATGTTGCTATTTGTTGCGCAGAAAATTGCATTGTACAAATGTATGCCTTTTTGTTAATTTTTCTTTAAGTTTTTACTTTATCCGGGGATATCCAACCTCTTTTGGGTATGAAATAGCGAATTTTCGTACTTTCCGGGCCAAAGCTTCCAAATTTGAAAGATCTGATGCCTCTGTTATATCTTTTAGTTCTCCTTGTTTATCTACAATCTTTATTCCTCCCTGTGAAGGGCTGTATGCACTATTCTCCACTTCCTGTATAAAGACAAAATACTCCAGTTCATCTTGTGTAATTCCGAAGTAATCGATTACGGCCTGATTCACCGCTTCTACAGCCTGTTCTGAAAAAGGCTCATTGCTCATAACCGTCCTGAACAGATCTCTGGCCATCAATTTGCGGCACAGCATACTTAAGATTTTATCTTCATGATCAGCCCAAGTTTTAATAGCCGACATAATATCTGTATCATCCAAACGAGTAAACCACTGTAAATGTGACTCGTCCAGTAAAAAATTATCTTTTGTGATTCTGTTCTTCAGAAAATGAGAGAATGCCGGTGTAGCAAACAAGTCAGCACCCTGATCACTTAAAGCCTTCGCTCTTTTCAATGCTTTAATAAGCATTTGCTCTGCACCGATAACTGTTTTGTGCAGGTATACCTGCCAGTACATAAGCCTTCTTGCAATCAAAAACTTCTCTACCGAATAAATACCTTTCAGTTCGACGACCAGTTCATCATTATGCACATTCAGCATTTTGATAATCCTGTCAAAAGAGATGACTCCTTCTGAAACCCCTGTAAAGAAACTATCCCTGTTCAGATAATCCATGCGGTCGGTATCCAGCTGACTGGAAACAAGCTGATGAAAAAACTTTCTTTCGTATTTATTATTGAAAATAGTAATCGCAAGGTCCAGTTTACATCCAAATTCATCATTCATCCTGTCCATCAACAAAGAAGAAAGCATCTCATGGGACACACCTTCTATAATAGTATGTTCCAGAGAATGGGAAAAAGGTCCGTGTCCGATATCATGTAATAAGATCGCGACCAAAGCGGCCTCTTCTTCTTCCAGAGAGATCCGGACTTCTTTACTCCTTAATGTATCTATAGCCAGAGACATCAGGTGCATAGCTCCTATAGCATGCTGAAAACGTGTATGTAACGCTCCCGGATAGACCAGATGAGTCATACTCACCTGCTTAATATAGCGCAGTCTTTGAAAATAAGGATGCTGAATAAGGTCAAATACACATCCCGAAGGAATGGTAACAAATCCGTAAACCGGATCGTTGACTATTTTTCTCTTATTCAATGTAGATTGCACGTATATATTTATTTAAAAAATAATCTGAGCGAAATAAAATTAACCATCTCCGATATATATTAAGGAAGAGGTAGATACTATTATCTTACGAAGCTAAGATAGTGCAAAGATACGGAGTTGCCCGTTAAGAAATGTTAAAAAACAACAAATAAAGTCCCAAAAGCGGTAAGTTCGTAACTCTATGACAAATCGATTGTTATAATTTTGATTATATTCTACATACATTTGGAGTAATTTGAATCCTTCACAGAATCCTATGTATTCGATTTGTGATTATCAATTAAGAAAATTCTCATGCAAAAAACAC
Proteins encoded in this region:
- the efp gene encoding elongation factor P, whose translation is MAKASDVKSGNVLRFNGELVAVEEYIHRTPGNLRAFYQARMRNVKTGKLVEYRFRVDESVEIARVETNDYQYLYEDGEFYVVMDNSTYEQFNIPKFLFGNSARFLKEGMSVIVAFESDEAIMAQAPKSVELEITYTEPAVKGDTSTNALKNATVETGVEIKVPLFINQGDKVKVDTQSGDYIERVK
- a CDS encoding ABC transporter ATP-binding protein, with amino-acid sequence MKITLQDIGRRYNRDWIFRHIDYTFSVGHKYAVLGPNGSGKSTLLKVLCGNLTPSEGKIIYHHEETEVAVDRIFHHLSIAAPYIELIEDLTLHEMITFHFKFKNFQKGFDQDSLLDLLGLNASINKEIRYFSSGMKQRVKLALACCSDSALVFLDEPTSNLDEKGEAWYLELIEKTISDDRLLIVCSNQAKEYSFCDQHISISDYKNNI
- a CDS encoding bifunctional UDP-3-O-[3-hydroxymyristoyl] N-acetylglucosamine deacetylase/3-hydroxyacyl-ACP dehydratase, whose product is MNVKQRTIKSEVSISGVGLHTGKSVTLTIKPAPEYHWYKFRRVDVEGAPVIAVDADNVTDTSRGTTISQNGASVSTIEHLMASLVGLQIDNVLIDIDGPEVPILDGSSSPFVKLFEEVGFQEQDADRDFYEIKSNIHYSETDRKVEIVAMPLDGYRLTCMIDFNSPVLGSQHASVSNIGEFVREISASRTFCFLHELETLVNLGLIKGGDLSNAIVIVDKDVDKEELDKLAHLFNRDDIDVANEGILNNIQLRYQNEPARHKLLDMIGDLALVGRPLKGHIMAARPGHAANVAFAKKIRAVINKEKNRKHVKVYDPNMTPVYDTVQIMNILPHRQPFLMVDKILELTENHVVGLKNVTMNEDLFMGHFPGSPVFPGVLQIEAMAQTGGILVLNTVPDPENWLTLFLKIENARFKNQVAPGDTIIFRCDLMEPIRRGIARMKGIGMVGEKIVSEAELMAQIVKVK
- a CDS encoding HD domain-containing protein, which translates into the protein MQSTLNKRKIVNDPVYGFVTIPSGCVFDLIQHPYFQRLRYIKQVSMTHLVYPGALHTRFQHAIGAMHLMSLAIDTLRSKEVRISLEEEEAALVAILLHDIGHGPFSHSLEHTIIEGVSHEMLSSLLMDRMNDEFGCKLDLAITIFNNKYERKFFHQLVSSQLDTDRMDYLNRDSFFTGVSEGVISFDRIIKMLNVHNDELVVELKGIYSVEKFLIARRLMYWQVYLHKTVIGAEQMLIKALKRAKALSDQGADLFATPAFSHFLKNRITKDNFLLDESHLQWFTRLDDTDIMSAIKTWADHEDKILSMLCRKLMARDLFRTVMSNEPFSEQAVEAVNQAVIDYFGITQDELEYFVFIQEVENSAYSPSQGGIKIVDKQGELKDITEASDLSNLEALARKVRKFAISYPKEVGYPRIK
- a CDS encoding formimidoylglutamase gives rise to the protein MSLSVFFSPVSVNQFSAKDGFYKSQFGDSIVAFEESFPELEGDEKPQLVIFGVEEERGAVNNAGTAQAPDEVRKHLYQLYQGDYKIKIADLGNIKAGNTIRDTYFAVKSVVEELVKMDIVPIIIGGGHDLTYAQYMAYENLEQRVEVAIIDPRFDLDQEQVEHTPLNSQTFLNHIILHQPDYLFNLNNIAYQTYLVSKESVNMYDKLFFNATRVGAIAGKMDQSEPLIRAADMVSFDIGAIRSSEACGNANTNPNGLFGDEACQLARYAGMSDKCSSVGFYEFNPKYDPREQTAMLVSQMIWCFVDGYYNRKQDAPLVPKASYIIYRTTLESMDHELVFVKSKKSDRWWIQVPYFGSKSVNERYYLVPCRYEDYQLAVSGEMPDLWWRTHQKLQ
- the lpxA gene encoding acyl-ACP--UDP-N-acetylglucosamine O-acyltransferase, whose amino-acid sequence is MIQPLAYIHPEARIAQNVVVEPFTTIHKDVVIGEGTWIGSNVTIMNGARIGKNCKIYPGAVISGEPQDLKFEGEVTVAEIGDNTTIRECVTINRGTKDRYKTVIGKNCLIQAYSHIAHDCIIGDNCIFSNSSTLAGHITIGDYVVLAGMVAVHQFVKIGSHAFVSGGSLVRKDVPPFIKAAREPITYAGINSVGLRRRGFSNEQINEIQGIYRVLFIQNGNLSKALDIVETEFKATETRDEILTFVRNSNRGIIKGFGQGRASL
- a CDS encoding HAD-IB family phosphatase — protein: MKNYYIIDFDSTFTQVEALDELARISLEGHPDQEKIYQQIEGYTNLAMEGKISFRESLAGRIKLLKANKSHLDKLVSHLKKKVSRSFSRNREFFNQNSDTAWIVSGGFKEFIIPVVTPYHIKKENIYANTFKFDQEGNIIGYDENNPLSDEGGKVKLLQELKIDGRIFGIGDGYSDFQLKESGLIEKFFAFTENIARQSVTEKADHVTPSFDEFLYVNDLPRAISYPKNRILCLIVGDVPEIAAHILKRDGFSIRIKDSFEEKYTKDVGMLLLGPDVDVSDEQLSRADKLKTIGFLGDIRGHISKNICNEKGIVVFDDKKGKKRNSEFIPRRMADFINNGDTDQSRNFPNLILPKLSKAHRLLHIHKNVPGVMAQINNIYAENNINIVAQFLMTRGEIGYAVTDLNVEYEKDLIKQLKKIDNTIKFRILY
- the lpxD gene encoding UDP-3-O-(3-hydroxymyristoyl)glucosamine N-acyltransferase — protein: MQFSAQQIATLLKGNIEGNPDVVVSQLAKIEEAQSGDLSFLANPKYENFIYTTNASIVIVNADFTPLSEVSCTLIRVRNAYSSFSELLSYYNMMKQDRSGREEPVFVHDSASIGEHEYLGAFSYIGKDTTLGKQVKVYPHVYIGDNVQIGDNVTLFPGVKVYSDCVIGNNVVIHAGVVIGSDGFGFAPQEDGTYSKVPQIGNVIIEDDVEIGANTVIDRATMGSTVIRQGVKLDNLIQIAHNVEIGKNTVIAAQTGVSGSTKLGEHVVLGGQVGVVGHITIADRSQVQAQSGINRSITVVGKKWGGSPATPYQSQLRSQVIYARLPELEKRISELEQLLQMQNIK
- a CDS encoding 5-formyltetrahydrofolate cyclo-ligase, with amino-acid sequence MTKQELRQLYRSERQQLSVDELRTFNHQLLAHLKGFDWSKCQYCHVYLPIVRNQEPDTLAFISWMQEVFPSVRLVISQSHAEDRSMSHYLLDNTTTYLENKWGIPEPVSGTRVDEMLLDVVLVPLLICDQSGNRVGYGKGFYDRFLKKCRPDVQKTGLSFFEPVEKISDVDPYDIALDYCITPRHVIYFKSGG
- a CDS encoding SDR family NAD(P)-dependent oxidoreductase, whose product is MILVTGGTGFLGSTLIKQLIDEGVAVVATKRSESVIPEYLKSSSLIQWVDADINDYFALEEAFEGISHVFHCAAMISYQPKDASQMMKVNIEGTRHIVNLCLQHSARLVHVSSIAALGTSKSRQPVTEQDKWEYDSKISKYSLSKYESELEVWRGVVEGLDAVIVNPSVIIGATAGKKGSGAIFSLVDKGLKVYPTGSVGVVDVEDVAKLMIILMNKTEISGERFILNTENLTNKALLDRISILMQKPEPTIAASPTLLSIAWRAAKFVSYFNNKPPAITKDSARASSAKLAYSNKKIIEATQYSFKPLDETLKEITSTYQTKTE